A genomic region of Anas acuta chromosome 1, bAnaAcu1.1, whole genome shotgun sequence contains the following coding sequences:
- the CAPZA3 gene encoding F-actin-capping protein subunit alpha-3 produces MSVKQSEPEKVSLICRLLRQSPPGEFGQVVQDLYALVKDDELVRQEAAHVGAHHNKKNFTPVQVNGSTVLLTHYNDLGGNRFFYPQDKFSFEFDHLSGITSKTHLHSVMLDEEELWRGALHKGLNTYVNCHFPAGNCCVFKKSLGKRQMFVACIEAHEYQPLKHWNSLWKSDWTFALTPIMTRVTGVFLLQLHYFKDANLHVTIRKSVSESLHVIDRNQFVSDFVKFVKTEDDKIHTAILQNIQALSEDMWRKDLRRKLPITRTFMNWNELLKNYHQNTNVSSKKVPA; encoded by the coding sequence ATGAGCGTGAAGCAGAGTGAGCCGGAAAAGGTGTCCCTCATTTGCAGACTGCTGCGCCAGTCCCCTCCTGGGGAGTTTGGGCAGGTTGTCCAAGACCTCTATGCTCTGGTCAAAGATGATGAGCTGGTGAGGCAGGAGGCTGCCCACGTTGGGGCCCATCACAACAAGAAAAACTTCACCCCTGTCCAAGTAAATGGGAGCACTGTGCTACTGACCCACTATAACGATTTAGGGGGAAACCGCTTCTTTTACCCCCAAGACAAATTCTCTTTTGAGTTTGACCACTTGAGTGGGATAACGAGCAAAACCCATTTGCACAGCGTGATGTTGGATGAGGAGGaactgtggagaggagccctcCACAAGGGATTGAACACCTATGTGAACTGCCACTTTCCAGCAGGGAACTGCTGCGTGTTCAAAAAATCCCTGGGCAAGAGGCAGATGTTTGTGGCCTGCATTGAGGCTCATGAGTACCAGCCCTTAAAACACTGGAACAGCCTTTGGAAGTCTGACTGGACTTTTGCCCTGACTCCAATTATGACTCGGGTTACAGGGGTATTTCTTCTCCAGTTACACTACTTCAAAGATGCTAACCTTCATGTTACCATCAGAAAGTCTGTAAGTGAGTCTCTGCACGTGATAGATCGAAATCAGTTTGTCTCAGATTTTGTGAAGTTTGTGAAAACTGAAGATGACAAGATTCATACTGCTATTCTACAAAACATTCAGGCCTTGTCAGAGGATATGTGGAGGAAAGATCTGCGAAGGAAACTCCCTATTACTCGTACTTTTATGAACTGGAATGAGCTGCTGAAAAACTATCACCAAAATACCAATGTCTCCAGTAAAAAAGTACCTGCATAA